CCGCCGAGGAGCTGACCCGGCACAACTCGGTGCTCACCTTGACGATGTGCGTGAACTACGGCGGCCGCGCGGAGATTGCCGACGCTGCTGCCGCGCTCAGCAAGGACGTGCGAGCGGGCCGGGTCGACCCCGACAAGATCGACTCGAAGGTGTTCGCCCGCTACCTCGACGAGCCGGACATGCCCGACGTCGACCTGTTCGTGCGCAGCTCGGGGGAGCAGCGGATCTCCAACTTCCTGCTGTGGCAGTCCGCGTACGCCGAGCTGGTCTTCCCCGACGTGCTGTGGCCGGACTTTGACCGCCGGCACCTGTGGCAGGCAGTGCTGACCTACGCCGAGCGGGAGCGGCGCTACGGTGGCGCGCTGCCGAACCTGCCCTAGTCCGTCCGGTCGGCGGTGGCGGCGCAGTCCGGGCAGACGCCGAAGATCTCCAGGGTGTGCGTGATCTCGGTGAACCCGTGCTCGGCGGCGACCTGGGCGGCCCACCGCTCCAGCGCCGGCTGCTCGACCTCGACCGTGCGGCCGCACCGGCGGCAAACCAGGTGGTGGTGGTGCCGGGCGCTGCACCGGCGGTACGCAGCCTCACCGTCGTCGGTGCGCAGCACGTCGACCTGTGCGGCGTCTGCGAGCGCCTGCAGCGTGCGGTACACGGTGGTCAGGCCCACCGACTCCCCGCGCTGGCGCAGCAGGTCGTGCAGCTCCTGCGCGGTGCGGAAGTCGTCGACCTGGGCGAGGACGGCGGACACGGCCGCTCGCTGCCGGGTTTGGCG
This window of the Actinomycetes bacterium genome carries:
- a CDS encoding Fur family transcriptional regulator: MAEQNPALRQTRQRAAVSAVLAQVDDFRTAQELHDLLRQRGESVGLTTVYRTLQALADAAQVDVLRTDDGEAAYRRCSARHHHHLVCRRCGRTVEVEQPALERWAAQVAAEHGFTEITHTLEIFGVCPDCAATADRTD